A window of the Planococcus citri chromosome 4, ihPlaCitr1.1, whole genome shotgun sequence genome harbors these coding sequences:
- the LOC135844134 gene encoding procathepsin L-like, with the protein MRCQLLFWLFLFPTFFEKGLLSISWKDQLERFGGIGEPIIPDPRDQIPEPVRTPEPVRTPEPVRTPKPVQTPEPVQTPEPVQTPEPVQTPEPVQTPEPVQTRFEPIVLNFDWRDKGIVTNVKNQKKCHNADWAFSAIGALEGQLMKKNKISIELSAQELIDCSKKDGNYGCKGGSAQKAFDYIMDNGISTEKTYPYSGTESDTCLNKSREKIAKSYYIRSEVIDSTNNSESKMKETLKKHGPILAIIDGSLDSFKNYKGGIYQDEKCAKSGKHNVLIVGYDETKQKEKYWIVRNSWGEDWGEKGYFRIAREKNNTCGIASNATYIALLRRAQILISLF; encoded by the exons ATGAGGTGCCAACTTTTATTTTGGCTATTCTTATTTCCTACGTTTTTTGAGAAAGGTCTGTTGTCGATCTCGTGGAAGGATCAACTAGAGCGATTCGGAGGGATCGGAGAACCCATTATACCGGATCCGCGTGATCAAATTCCGGAACCTGTTCGAACTCCGGAACCTGTTCGAACTCCGGAACCTGTTCGAACTCCGAAACCTGTTCAAACTCCGGAACCTGTTCAAACTCCGGAACCTGTTCAAACTCCGGAACCTGTTCAAACTCCGGAACCTGTTCAAACTCCGGAACCTGTTCAAACAAGATTTGAGCCTATAGTGCTCAATTTTGATTGGAGAGACAAAGGAATAGTGACCaacgtgaaaaatcaaaagaaatgcCATAATGCTGATTGGGCTTTTTCTGCA ATCGGAGCTTTGGAAGgtcaattaatgaaaaaaaataagataagtATAGAACTCAGCGCACAAGAACTAATAGATTGCTCCAAGAAGGATGGAAATTATGGTTGCAAGGGTGGTAGTGCACAAAAAGCATTCGATTACATTATGGATAATGgaatttcaactgaaaaaacatatccataCAGCGGCACA GAGTCGGACACCTGTCTCAAcaaatcgagagaaaaaattgctaaaagttaCTACATAAGATCTGAAGTAATCGATAGTACAAATAATTCTGAATCAAAGATGAAAGAAACGCTCAAGAAACACGGACCTATACTAGCCATCATTGATGGTTCTCTAGATTCTTTCAAAAACTATAAAG GCGGAATTTATCAGGACGAAAAGTGCGCTAAATCTGGAAAACACAATGTTCTGATCGTCGGTTATGACGAGACAAAGCAAAAAGAAAAGTACTGGATTGTTAGAAATTCGTGGGGTGAAGATTGGGGTGAAAAGGGGTACTTTAGAATAgctcgtgaaaaaaataatacttgtGGAATTGCCAGCAATGCAACTTACATTGCACTTCTGAGGCGTGCTCAAATTTTAATtagtttattttga